The segment TCAGGGTAAGAAGGTCAAGGTAACAACGTTAGGGTAAGcaaatcagaggcagagtaaggcgaACCATTCCTTCAATACCCTTGGATTGGCAAATTCATGAGCGTTTCACAGTGACTCATATTAGATCTAAGAACTCTACCGACCTTTAACCCCTCTCGTAGAACTCATTCCAGTAACACGTTCCTGAACACGGAACATGTTCCAGAGTCATTGATACATTCATGGATCACGTTTTATTAGCTTATAGTAACACTGTCTGGGTGTAACGGAAACACGACACATTTTCCATCTGGAACACATTTTCGTCTCTGATTGGCCACGCATTCAGTCCCGGGCTGCGTCCTGTCGGCTGATTGGCTGGCCCTTTTGGAAGGCGGAGTGGAAAAGGCTCATGAGGTCGTAGAAGCGCCGGCTCAcctgcaggaaacaggaagcagccATTGATATttacagaggaagaagagctgAGAGCATACACTGACGCTGAGGCCCCGCCCTCCTCTCACCTGTTGGGCGGTCTTGTTTCCCAGTTGGGTGGAGACCTGTCTGAAGGTTTTCTGATTGGCTCCTCTCTGCTGACAGGCTGTCAGGATGGCGCGGTCTGCCTCGCTGAAACAGGAAGAGCTCATCATTAAACTCACATTGTGGTAACGTAAAAAGTTACATTTTGGTGTTCTTGAGGAGGCACATTCACCAGATTGagacacaaggtcacactgacctttgttGACTAAATTCAATGAGGTTACCCATGACTCCAAGCGGAGGTTTGTGTGTTagagtgtgttcatgtgtgtccTGACCGTGTCCAGACGATGACCTTCTCTCCACTCGAGGTCATGGAGATGTTTTTGGCACAGACGGGTCGCTCCAACTCATCAGACGCCTCAGCTCTCTTCCTGTTCCCGTCAGGAGGATTCTGGGTTATGCAGTCCCCCTCTATGGTCTTTGGGCCAGTTGCTACTGGTGACGACTGGCCGTGAAGCTGCTTGAAGAATTCCCAGAATTCCTCCTGCAGGTCAGAGTGGTGTCTGAGCAGAGAGGAGATCTGAGAGGACAGAGATCAATAACTTTTCCCCCGACGTTTTAATACaaatttttcagacattttatcgACATTTATGaagacattttattatttttcaaatgttcagtgtttgactttgtaaaactttatttacaagtttcggttttttattttaagatttttttggggcattttcgCCTTTatagatgaaaaaacaaaacaagttgtGAGTACCTGCTCCATGTCCTCAGGTGGGGGGGTGGAGCTTGCCTGCAGCACTGACACCACATGTTGGTAGAGGGAGGAGCCTTCTCCCAGGCTCCGCCCCAGTAGCCGCAGAAACCGCCGGCTGCGTTcaaacagctgctgctcctccagctGACAGAGACAtcacagaagaagaggaggagttaACACAGGCTGGGTGTGTACCTGAGCACACTGTGAGGtaacagtgatgtcacccaccagcCCACAGCGGTGGGCCTGTCCTCGACTCAGGAAGGCGGCGAAGTCTCTGGTCAGCTGAGGCCACGGCCGCAGGACACACTTCAGTCCGTTGTACAGAACCTCTGCCGCTGCCGCCGAGGACCGAtccaacagctgcagcagctgttcaGAGAcgcctggggacacctgcaccgcatcacacacctgcacaggaaacaggaagaacaaacacacacacctggttaGGTGGTGactgatgtgtgtgatgtgtctGTCGTCAGTGATGAACTCACTCTGAGCAGGTAATCCTGAGCGAACGCCTCGTCCTCACATTTCCTCTGACCTTCATCATCCTCTGAGGACTCCTCCTCCTgtgcgcgcacgcacacacacacacacacacacacacacacacacacacacacacacacgtgtgttACACAAGTTAACCTCATTTATGTTACACCTGTGTGTGAAACCTGCTCAATTAATGTCCAAAATCTTaaaaaggatagtgcacccaaaaatgaaaattcagccattatctactcacccatatgccgagggaggctcaggtgaagttttagagtcctcacatcacttgcggagatcggtgggtggagcggctagcacacctactCNNNNNNNNNNNNNNNNNNNNNNNNNNNNNNNNNNNNNNNNNNNNNNNNNNNNNNNNNNNNNNNNNNNNNNNNNNNNNNNNNNNNNNNNNNNNNNNNNNNNNNNNNNNNNNNNNNNNNNNNNNNNNNNNNNNNNNNNNNNNNNNNNNNNNNNNNNNNNNNNNNNNNNNNNNNNNNNNNNNNNNNNNNNNNNNNNNNNNNNNNNNNNNNNNNNNNNNNNNNNNNNNNNNNNNNNNNNNtgaggaaagtctttgctgctcagactgggaattggcgatgcctgcacttgagaatctggacatcagtactgatgagactgctgctcttcagagatcaccgatcaccctgagtgcgcacacgtgagcgcggagcacagagaagcagtcagagctacaggctacagtgaggctaaaaacagagttcaaatgacgtttttccaaacaactttttatgtcgcggctgcagcacagttggatcactacggatgagcatgttgaagatattttgtggattcaattttgtgttcttggacgttagtctggggcgccgtctgccattaggtgtgctagccgctccacccaccgatctccgcaagtgatgtgaggactctaaaacttcacctgagcctccctcggcatatgggtgagtagataatggctgaattttcatttttgggtgcactatccctttaataaaatgtgatttctGTTTAATTAAGCCCTGAGCCTATTTTATAGGACTCTGCTATTTGAGtgcttttggtgtcatggtaaagggaacacttgtgagatttgttaagatgtgtaaatatcagtatatgtgttatatgtgaggAGTagatgaagatggcacacagcacaaattaagcattttgaggttcgcctaaaacaaaaagcattttcaggatgagtatcaGTTTgtaatgatgcagctgcagctctaaacctcgatcacatcatagtacaatatgtgaacatgaactctgcaaaggttgattctgataaagtgaagcagaacaatattagagaggttttagtcCAGAAAATTCAGGAGAGCTCTCCAAAATTCCACCATGTTTGCTTGTGATTTTTGAATGACCCTATACCCACCAAAACAAGACTGACAGTActataagccaatcagagtcaacAGAACGCATTGTGTGGtgatgtcggctgctgtgagtggtcattgttttgGTTCCCCCAGAACCTTTTTTTCCACCCGGACCACATCCGGTAATACGGGAACGAAACGTGAATCATCAGCAGAATGCGCTTTTcacggcaaaaacaacaaggtaagagagatattacaaatatattttggtgaaaagatttctgttgttgttgttctttggcctgtAGCTCTCTGATGGTTTGTGGTAGAGTGATTTGGTGCATAtgtgtgaacacagtggagtctcagctttcatttgagatgaacggcGTGTGTTTTGAATGCGTGGTCGAGTTAGAGCCCAGAATATACTgagtgggtcgggatatcggtgctgtatggagttggatttgttgttgtttatttagttgttgtttgagctgtgtttggNNNNNNNNNNNNNNNNNNNNNNNNNNNNNNNNNNNNNNNNNNNNNNNNNNNNNNNNNNNNNNNNNNNNNNNNNNNNNNNNNNNNNNNNNNNNNNNNNNNNNNNNNNNNNNNNNNNNNNNNNNNNNNNNNNNNNNNNNNNNNNNNNNNNNNNNNNNNNNNNNNNNNNNNNNNNNNNNNNNNNNNNNNNNNNNNNNNNNNNNNNNNNNNNNNNNNNNNNNNNNNNNNNNNNNNNNNNNNNNNNNNNNNNNNNNNNNNNNNNNNNNNNNNNNNNNNNNNNNNNNNNNNNNNNNNNNNNNNNNNNNNNNNNNNNNNNNNNNNNNNNNNNNNNNNNNNNNNNNNNNNNNNNNNNNNNNNNNNNNNNNNNNNNNNNNNNNNNNNNNNNNNNNNNNNNNNNNNNNNNNNNNNNNNNNNNNNNNNNNNNNNNNNNNNNNNNNNNNNNNNNNNNNNNNNNNNNNNNNNNNNNNNNNNNNNNNNNNNNNNNNNNNNNNNNNNNNNNNNNNNNNNNNNNNNNNNNNNNNNNNNNNNNNNNNNNNNNNNNNNNNNNNNNNNNNNNNNNNNNNNNNNNNNNNNNNNNNNNNNNNNNNNNNNNNNNNNNNNNNNNNNNNNNNNNNNNNNNNNNNNNNNNNNNNNNNNNNNNNNNNNNNNNNNNNNNNNNNNNNNNNNNNNNNNNNNNNNNNNNNNNNNNNNNNNNNNNNNNNNNNNNNNNNNNNNNNNNNNNNNNNNNNNNNNNNNNNNNNNNNNNNNNNNNNNNNNNNNNNNNNNNNNNNNNNNNNNNNNNNNNNNNNNNNNNNNNNNNNNNNNNNNNNNNNNNNNNNNNNNNNNNNNNNNNNNNNNNNNNNNNNNNNNNNNNNNNNNNNNNNNNNNNNNNNNNNNNNNNNNNNNNNNNNNNNNNNNNNNNNNNNNNNNNNNNNNNNNNNNNNNNNNNNNNNGGGGGGGGGGGAGAcgacagatttatttattacaaaGTCTCTTCAGTGTGTACGGCtctggtcacagtgacctttgaccttcgattactaaattctaaaaaaaaaaaaaacacctcgaGGGCttgttgagatattgtgttcagcAACagacagggtcacagtgaccttgacctttgaccaccaaattctcatcAGTTAATCtgtgactcaaagtggacgttcATGCCAAATTTAAgtaaattccttcaaggtgctcttgagataaCACTTTATCAATATTGAAACGCAAgttcacagtgactttgaccttacATGTCCAAATTCTAATCGGGCTATCCTTaggtcaaagtggatgtttaaGCCAAAGTTGAGGAAagtccctcaaggccttcttaagatattgcattcactggaAAAAGACAaacgcaaggtcacagttacCGTAACCTTTGATTACCAAATTCTAATCGGTTCATTTGTCACTCATTGTTgacgtctgtgccaaatttgaagaaatttccccCAGCTGTTGttaagaatgagacagatgaggtcacagtgaccttgacctttgacctatgaccattaaaatcgaatcagttaattgttgaatccaggtggacgtttgtgccaaatctgaagacaTTCCCTCAGGTGTTCTTGTGTGCACGAAATGCCTCCAGTCAGCTATTGTTGGTGTGAAGGTGTGAGAGCACAACAGGAAGTTACCAGCAGCCACAGGGGCATTgactcctcctccctctccactGGGGGGCGCTGCTCTGACGGCTCCACCGGCCGGCACGCCACCATCATTGGCCACAACACCCGCTGGTACCTGAAggcctgcagagacacacacgcCTGTGAGTCCGACACACGGTCACATGACATCAGCTGGAGGTCGTCGTCCTCAGTACGTTACCTTGACAATGTTGTCAGGGGAACCGGGTCTGCAGCACTGCAGGATCCTCCGCCTCACCTGGACCAGAGTCTTCCTCAGCAGGAACTGAGACACCAGCTTCGTCGGGTCACATGACCCCTCCATGTTTCTGAGGCCGAGGACCAGGAGGCTGATGAGACAACGTGACACCTTTTACGTTACCACAGCTACACGTCTACTGGCATTCGCCGCGTTTCCCAGTTAAGAACAATCTTAAGACTTAAGGGCACAGTTAAGAACGTCTTAGCTAAGAAGGGTCGCTAAGATAAGAGTGTTTCCCAGATGAGTTCTTAATGCCCTTCTTAGGATCGctctttaagaagctcttaacaggagctgtccACTACCGcagtgctgaaactaaatcaatcgatgtcaagcacatcgatcacccaccacttcattcagattcagattcagattcagaatactttattaatccccggggggaaattgtttttgttccaatgctccgtgcaaagttgaaatagaaatacagcatgaatggaaacaagagataaagatgaagatataaataaaatactaaaatagacaatgaaataagtaaaataaatattaaagtagacattaaaataaaataaaaataaaatcatcatcatcagccataagtcacacacagcactgCTACCTAACGCACTAATTCTCTGCtgctcgtgtgtatgtgtgtatgtgtatgaggACATGTGTTATATTTATATGAAAGACGGATGAATGGACAAATGAACTTAAGGACCTGCATTGTTTCCTACTTGCATTCATCAACGCTGTGTCTCTGCTAATGATCATCTTAACGTGACCAGTTCACGGAAGGACAAAACTGACAGATTTATGGACTATATCAATCTCCACTGAGAATTAGACAACACCCCAGGTAtaaactgtgaaaacacacaggcagcacGCTGACAGTTGTAAAAGAGTTAATGTGACGTGTGCGGatgtgtgaaaacacacagctgctacCCAGCGCACTAATTCCCTGCTGCGCGTGTGTGTAATTACAGGTAACAGGTGTATCCAAGTAGCAATCACACCCATTTACGCACAGCAATTGGTTAATGCAGATATAAAATGACCTGTGGGTATAGGCGCACACATTTAGACAGAGGCGCAAGCGGGCCAAGTGGTCACCTGCATTCACCCCAGAGGAGATGACCATCCTGGTGGATGAAGTATGGCAGCAGCGGGACACACTCTTTGGCAgaacaaaaggcaaaaaaacagCCGAAACAATGGCTCCCTCCAGCCCCTGTGGCCTGTGAGACTGGGTGGCAGTGAGAAAGAAGTGGCAGGAGTTTCAGAGCCAAACGAAAAATAGGGCTGCAAGTGGCAGACGAGAGAGCCAGGGCACAGGTGGTGATGGACCTGGTGACACTACCCTCACCCCTGACGAGGAGAGGGTCATGTCAATAATTGGCAAGACCGCCTCTGAGGGCATCGAGGGGGGGATAGGTGTCCTGGGGGAACATGTGTGATGTGGCAACGCCTTTATGTAGAGTAGCGGGTGGAGCGTCCCTTGATGACGTTCCAGCTGAGCTCAGTTAGACCTGTCAGTTGCCTGATATCTGAATGTCGTAGGTttggagggtggatgtgtttctgttgagcCCTGACACATTTTTGCGGTAAACTACCTGATACGTGCATGCatatgtgggatatgtgtgGACAAgttatgataaatgatagtcatgacgattcattttatttgtgggcctgatgtgcacagcacatacaggaacacacttATTATTCCTCATTCTTAtctttcttattattattatttttctgccagatttcggtgcgtaacttgtgaaatctgttattttctgtcaccaattaatgctcaacaatataaatctgaagtatgaaatagatcaaaatatatacggtgCACACTGTTTTAACGtctccttgcttagtgtaatattaatgtgcctgacgTGGCTAAatctgtgagcgtttggtcgctaagaagactgttcagagtgggtcagctcgatcttacaactccttgttagtgaaagatcttcttaagctaagagcgatctgggaaacaCGTTTTTCTTTCACAGGAGGCTTAAGAGCAttcttaagaagctcttagcGCTAAGATCTTCAAAACTGGACCTGGGAAACACGGCCAttgtgccgtgtgtgtgtgtgtgtgtgtgtgtgtgtgtgtataccagTCCTCAGCTGCAGTGAACGCCGCCGTCCTGCGGGGGCAGTACAGAGCGGGGTCCAGGCTGGCGCAGGGCAGCAGCTCCGGGTACAGGAAGACCAGACGGGTGGCGAAGAGCCAGGCAAGTTCAGTTGGCAGGACGGGGTAACAACGCACTGTGCGAACACACAAAAACGCACACATCATTGCCACATTCACACCACGACTCATCTAAGGGTCCTTGAACGCACCACCAGGTGGAGCTGTGATGCAGTCTTCCTCGTACTCACTGTGTCCTCTGGCGTCCGGAgggtggtgctgctgctggtggctgATGGGagtctgctgcagctcctccagcagctgcagcGCCCCCCGCAGGTTGGAGGCTCTGAAGGCGCTGCGGAAACCGGGACGccctgatgacatcagcagCTCACCCCTCTGAGCCAACAGGTCCAACTCAAACtgagacacagaggagacatTCAGAATCGGTGTGTtcacacatatgtgtgtgtgtgtgtgtgtgtgtgtgtgttaccaggAACTGTCGGGTGGTCTCGGCCTCGCTTTGCAGTCTGACCACAGGTGAGCTCAGCAGGTGGATCTGAGTCAGCAGCTGGACATGCTGAGGGACAGACACAGTATTTAATAACCTTTATGTATACGTACACTGAAATAGGTACAACCCCATCATCCCCTGGCTGCGCCTAGAGATCTTGATCCTGATCAGTGACGTGGGACAACAGCAGCGGAGGAAAAACACCCACCAAGAACGTTATTGACTTTATACCGAGGATGCAGATGCAGATGCGGCTCTCACAGGAACCAGATGGCTCGTAGCGGCGACCCTGGTACCCCCCAAAAGACGCCCGCAGTCGTAAcccttctccaagtccacacgtagactggatgggcaaactcccacaaCCCCCCCAGCAGCCCTGCAATGGTAAAGAGCAGGTCCACTGTTCCACTGCCAGGACGGAATCTGCATCGCTCCTCCTGAATCAGAGCTTTAACAATTGGTCGGAGCCTCCTtcccagcaccctggagtaaactttacctgggaggctgagcagtgtgatttGATCACCACCCTGGACTGCCACTCTGCAGGCATCGTATCGGACCTCCATGTGACACTGAAAAGGCATGTCAGCAGAGAGAGCCCAACAatgtccagagccttcagcatctcagggtgAATCTCAAACCTCTGCAAGGGATATGGGTGAGAGTTCCCCCAAGTCTTCAGGCTTTGCCTCCTCCAAGGAGGACTTGACGGCCGTGTTCAGGAGTTCCTcaaataccccttttccaccaaagcagttccagtgctggttctgggccagtgcttaatttggaaCCGGTTTTCCTGTTTCGACCGACAAAAGAACTGGCTCTGGGCCAGAAAAACTGGTTCCAGAGTGGCACCAGTTCTTTGCTGGACTAGAAGAAAGAACCAATACGTCACGGGGAAGGGGGCGGGGTTATTGAGCCGCTCAGCCGCTGCAATGAATGCTGGAGGCGATGGTGGACGAAAGCGCAAACGGACCCCGGTAAGTTTGTTTTCGAACATTTTCGCCTTGCACATAGTTGTTTAGTGTTACCAGTTTCTTCAGATAACAGCGGTGTCCCAATTTAGGCCCGCGTCCCTCAGAGGATGCGGCGctaaattgggacacagctatTGTTTGTGATGTCTGCTCGGGTTAATGTTAACTGATCAACAGGTTAgccttgctaacattagctaacgttagcaagttACTTAGCCATGGGCTCACCTACCAGCCCCACTTTCAGTTGgctaaacattgtataatgtgCAGTGGACGAGTCACTGTTTAAAGCGCTGTTTTTCATGTGGTCTACAGAGTTATCTGCCATCGAACAAGACGATGCTAACTATGAGCTAACGTTGCTACTCCACTGCAGCTCACAAACACCATCCAGCAGCTGAGGTCAAAGCAACACAACAAGGACCTGAATGATGCCCTGCTGCAGAAGCTGGAGACTGACACCAGTGTGTTTCTTCATGGGAAGTTTTAGTTTTGCACATTCAATGCAcagttttttgtatttaaataaattcctTTCTAAAGAGACATGTCTGCTTCTGTATGTTTTCACTTAATGATGTACAATTTAACTGTGTAATAAGTTCAAGTAAAGCAAGTAAAAACAAGTCAAGACCTCAACAGGTTACCCATTTATGAAGATGCTTTTCATAGATgtcttcagtcactgtgtttataaAGAAATGAGACCATGACAGTCACAATCATTTATATGAATTTATTGAACTGAAGGATGAAACAATATTGATGACATGAAGTAGTCCAGCAAACACAGGTAAAAGGAGTCAGGtaagcagcaacaaaacagcaaaaacaatggaGAGTAGCAGCCATAACGTGCAGCATACACAACCagaactaaataaaacaaacatttgaatggcAGGTTTTTAGGAGGCACCTCCACTGTCCTTTCAATCTCCCAAAACCCATTTCCACAACCAACCGTGCACTGCTTAATCTGTAGTTATAGGTGTGTTGTTCAGGGGTCAATCTGCCAGTGTCCGCAAAGTGCTTCATGAGCCAGCTCTGCATGGGGTAGGACAAAAATGTACAGGTAAATAAGCATGTTGAGTGGAGAGTGGTCAATACTAAAATCAATAGCTAAGCATCCTCTTTTGTCCAGCTGAAACTACAATAAGTCCTCAGTTGTCTGAATAAGTACACAACACATAACGTTACACATTTGCATTGTGAATTAGCTGTGCTCtgccagctaacgttaccttaCAACAAAGGCTAACATAACAATCTCACGTTCAGTGTTAGTAAGAGACAAACCGTGTTAGGTTATTACCTGTCTTCTGGAACGTAATCGCGTCCATACAAATCTTGTCGAGCAGCACAAATACGATGTATCTGCCGTACGTGGTCCGCCGTTGTTGTTGTTCAACGTAACTGACGTATACAGTGACGCAATGACGTGGCACCCTAACCACCTCGAGCTGTGGAAAAGCAAATTGGTTCTCAGCTGGTTCGTAAGTTGAACCAACTGAGAACCAGCACCAGCACTGGCCCCGaaccagcactggaactgctttggtggaaagGGGGTAAAAGTGCTCCTTCCACTGCTCAACGATGTCCCCAGTTCGGGTTGGGTCAAGccaatatatacacacatatatacatacataaacacacacacacacacacacacacacgtatatatgtatacatacatatgcaAAAAGTATTAGTATACATATATAATAGTGGTACGTACCTGTTGTAGCTGCTGGTGGAGGCGGGCCCTCTGCGGTCCTCCCAGCTTCAGTGTGTACGGCTCtggactatgtgtgtgtgtgttacacagtgtgtgtgtctgctgtctcTTCCTGATGGACGCCAGCTGCTGCTTCACCGTACGCAGCTCTGTGATTGGTCCGTCTCCGTCTGGTCCTCTGTGATGGAAGCAGAGAGGGTCAGTGGGTCATGTCTGATTGTGGTCGTGTGTGTTATGGTGTGTGTTACACACCTGTGGTGCTGCTCCTCAGCTGTGTGCGTTAGAACAGAGTGAGGCTCCTCCTgtggctcctcctcctcttcatggCCGTCATCTTCCACTTCCTGTCCCGCCAGATCTTCTTTCAGCTaagacacatacacagataGCATGTAAAGGCTACAGCGTAGGCCTCATGTAAAGACTACAGCGTAGGCCTCATGTAAAGACTACAGCGTAGGCCACATGTAAAGACTACAGCGTaggccacatgtgtaggcttctttatacttgtgcatcagacTGAAAACACTCACCGTCTCAAACAGCTCTTCCATCAGTTCGTTCACCTCCTTCTCTGCaggacacaacaacaacaacagataatataaacaacaacaacaacacaacaacaacaacagaaacacaaacaggtgTGTACTGACTGGTGATGCGGACGGCCTTGTCGTCACGGTAATCCTCAACATCAGGTTCATCGATGTCAGCCAGGAAGTTGTACTCTggatcatcttcatcatcacacTCCTCTTCATTTTCCATGTCTGACGTCATCAGGCCTCTCAGCCAATCAGTCCACTCCCTGTCCTCGTGGGCGGAGCTGGAGTCGTACATGTCAGGTGTGATGTCAGGAGCTCGGAGCTCCGCCTCCAGTCGGCCCAGCGGGACATCACGTAGAGGACGCTTGGAGCGCGTTCTGTACGCCATCAGCCCCACCTCATCCTCTGACTCCGACAGCGGCTGGTAGACACCGACAATCAATAATCAGGGGCAGAaacagagtcagagagagacagacaagtcaatttaattttatttgattgtattttctATGTAgcaccagatcacaacagaagtaatgtaaagttacctttccttgtccttttattaaacaaactaaagagccttatgttatttatcgtATTTACATGATGGCATGCCATTTCTGTTTCTACATGGTTGCACCTTTACAATTCTCTCTGTATCGCTTACGGCGGAGTTCCGCCCCAAtgtacgtacacacacacacacacacacacacacacacacacacacacacacggcttgAGACgaattttcctgaccaaaccagACCCGAGTCCGAGACAATTAGAACCGAGCCCGGTCGAACCCGCAGCACTGTACACACATTCAATAGagcagagcctgtgttgcgttcaggcgttgtcacgtaaataacaaatccAGCACTTGCATggtctcttacacagacgcctatgacgtcagcacgctggctgactctgtcgtctgtggacattcccataggaaagttgtaatagaactagcgctggctcccagcggcagtgatgtgattggatccatATCCGTGTACTTCTGTACTTCCACGACcaacggctgattagctttgccttacactGGCTTACACTggaattgctgttccccgaattgttgtccgtagtacaacagaaaaggaagagTTCGgtgcatcgcaagaagagattaaaatggatatgatttcatttgattcagctatattgcagagctgcaacgtctctgttacatgtaacacatgTGCCGTACCTATGGCAACGCCGTCACGTGGTCTGGATGTGCCcacccatttctattacaaaacgaaagatgaatgtccccagactcgcattccgaagtaagggaggctggtcacgcgaGACTAGCACTTGCATAgcccatagcacaacacagcagcatgacaAGTGGGCCAAACCTGACAGACagtgtcagagacagagacagagacagagacagacagagacagacagagacatacagagtcagagtcagacagacagagacagagtcagagtcagacagagacagacagagtcagagtcagagagagacagacagagtcagagtcagacagagacagacagagtcagagtcagagagagacagagacatacagagtcagagtcagacagagacagagacatacagagtcagagtcagagagagacatacagagtcagagtcagacagagac is part of the Epinephelus moara isolate mb chromosome 22, YSFRI_EMoa_1.0, whole genome shotgun sequence genome and harbors:
- the gon4la gene encoding GON-4-like protein, which gives rise to MSSTRKRFKLTPSKSQPPAATATARSVRPPHSSPQLSSHDALLLPFPPAGGGAQEEDEEEGYLLVEEDTTDSSLIITMDDSHVEGKAARRRAVRKRKKKLTEEEEEERGGASESEEEEDEEAEVEVEIDRQLDQSLETKSKQHNLTTVNVRNIIHEVITNEHVVAMMKAAINETEAVPPFELKMTRSKFKEVVEKGVVIPAWNISPIKKTSDVNKAPQFVDIPLAEEDSSDEEYRPDEEEEDETAEDTFQESDMESTASSPRGSRVSRVDDDSCSPWQTSRSSFRRLRARPVSMGPPPPPKAPPPRAVTDSTFLEKLHAVEEELAVCMEPYQPLSESEDEVGLMAYRTRSKRPLRDVPLGRLEAELRAPDITPDMYDSSSAHEDREWTDWLRGLMTSDMENEEECDDEDDPEYNFLADIDEPDVEDYRDDKAVRITKKEVNELMEELFETLKEDLAGQEVEDDGHEEEEEPQEEPHSVLTHTAEEQHHRGPDGDGPITELRTVKQQLASIRKRQQTHTLCNTHTHSPEPYTLKLGGPQRARLHQQLQQHVQLLTQIHLLSSPVVRLQSEAETTRQFLFELDLLAQRGELLMSSGRPGFRSAFRASNLRGALQLLEELQQTPISHQQQHHPPDARGHMRCYPVLPTELAWLFATRLVFLYPELLPCASLDPALYCPRRTAAFTAAEDCLLVLGLRNMEGSCDPTKLVSQFLLRKTLVQVRRRILQCCRPGSPDNIVKAFRYQRVLWPMMVACRPVEPSEQRPPVEREEESMPLWLLEEESSEDDEGQRKCEDEAFAQDYLLRVCDAVQVSPGVSEQLLQLLDRSSAAAAEVLYNGLKCVLRPWPQLTRDFAAFLSRGQAHRCGLLEEQQLFERSRRFLRLLGRSLGEGSSLYQHVVSVLQASSTPPPEDMEQISSLLRHHSDLQEEFWEFFKQLHGQSSPVATGPKTIEGDCITQNPPDGNRKRAEASDELERPVCAKNISMTSSGEKVIVWTREADRAILTACQQRGANQKTFRQVSTQLGNKTAQQVSRRFYDLMSLFHSAFQKGQPISRQDAARD